Proteins encoded within one genomic window of Halocatena marina:
- the msrA gene encoding peptide-methionine (S)-S-oxide reductase MsrA, which translates to MVFDYDKTVSERADTATATFALGCFWGPDARFGAMDGVIRTRVGYAGGTTESPSYHSLGDHTEVFQVDYDPNERSYRELLELVFAAHDPHQQPTKTQYQNVVFYTSDDERRVIESVLEERGQSIDDIATRIEPLDVFYAAEPYHQKYRLRNHRLAEQFADYDDEAFRESPAAATLNGFVADHIDSDDLGSNLRALLTDVEAA; encoded by the coding sequence ATGGTGTTCGACTACGACAAAACGGTATCTGAGCGTGCCGACACCGCAACTGCGACGTTTGCGCTTGGATGTTTCTGGGGACCGGACGCACGATTTGGCGCAATGGATGGGGTCATTCGGACCCGCGTCGGCTACGCTGGCGGAACGACGGAGAGCCCTTCGTATCACAGCCTCGGCGATCACACGGAAGTGTTTCAGGTCGATTACGATCCGAATGAACGCTCGTATCGAGAGCTGCTTGAGCTCGTCTTCGCTGCGCACGACCCACACCAACAGCCGACGAAGACGCAGTATCAGAACGTCGTGTTTTACACATCAGACGACGAGCGAAGAGTGATCGAATCGGTCCTCGAAGAACGCGGGCAATCCATCGACGATATCGCAACGAGGATCGAACCACTCGATGTGTTCTACGCGGCCGAACCGTACCATCAGAAGTATCGACTTCGGAATCACCGACTTGCAGAGCAGTTCGCGGACTATGATGATGAAGCGTTTCGAGAATCACCAGCCGCGGCGACACTCAACGGATTTGTTGCGGATCACATCGACAGTGACGATCTTGGCAGTAATCTGAGGGCACTGCTCACTGACGTTGAGGCAGCCTGA
- a CDS encoding DUF5828 family protein, producing MEESVTGFIDRGSWGDVVELGERITRALGDCGVDGAAFEEWDEWRPKSHERLDKDVNEKTAQQASVDESTGEKAGKDPDDDLKTAGEKLSESYEKLDEDTEEAVDKWNESIDYVARAADSASRKAIRAVEGAVYKNVMTQLAPYYFDNDVISANLQRIDDDDPTYRLEVNINDDDLRIHVSNILADYEQSVDRWHIDCEKDTEILEAIEGADVPENGTDSDPTTN from the coding sequence ATGGAAGAAAGCGTTACCGGATTCATCGACCGGGGGTCGTGGGGAGATGTCGTCGAGCTCGGTGAACGAATCACACGAGCGCTCGGGGATTGCGGTGTCGATGGCGCAGCTTTCGAAGAATGGGACGAGTGGCGGCCAAAAAGCCACGAGCGGTTGGACAAAGATGTCAACGAAAAGACCGCACAGCAAGCCAGCGTTGACGAAAGCACGGGAGAAAAGGCCGGAAAGGATCCTGATGACGATCTCAAAACAGCAGGAGAGAAGCTTTCAGAGTCCTATGAGAAGCTCGATGAAGACACCGAGGAAGCCGTCGATAAGTGGAACGAGTCGATAGATTACGTCGCGCGTGCGGCCGATTCAGCGAGCCGGAAGGCGATTCGTGCGGTTGAGGGTGCGGTCTACAAGAACGTCATGACGCAGCTTGCACCCTATTATTTCGACAACGACGTTATCAGCGCGAATCTCCAGCGTATCGACGATGACGATCCCACGTACCGCCTCGAAGTGAACATCAACGACGACGATCTGCGAATACACGTCTCGAACATTTTAGCCGACTACGAGCAGTCAGTCGATCGGTGGCACATCGACTGTGAGAAAGACACTGAAATTCTGGAGGCCATCGAAGGGGCCGACGTTCCCGAAAACGGCACAGACTCGGACCCAACAACCAATTGA
- the upp gene encoding uracil phosphoribosyltransferase: MTIEDRDDVQLITHALARDTLSKIRDTGTAQVPFRKGLVKLGRICGYEIIDGALETEYVPVTTPLTEMTGERIKGIENVVIINVLRAATPFVEGLLKAFPKARQGVISAGRDEESGMDDAGAFPISVDYVKLPTITPEDTVIVADPMLATGSTMCTVLEAVLNDQPEPANLFVLSAVSAPDGLLRVGDAFPEATLLTVSLDDRLDENGYIVPGLGDAGDRAFGTD, translated from the coding sequence ATGACCATTGAAGATCGAGACGACGTACAACTCATCACGCACGCACTCGCACGTGACACACTCTCAAAAATACGCGATACTGGAACAGCGCAGGTCCCATTCCGAAAAGGGCTGGTGAAACTCGGACGCATCTGTGGCTATGAAATCATCGACGGAGCACTGGAGACCGAATACGTTCCGGTGACGACACCGCTCACGGAAATGACTGGCGAACGTATCAAAGGAATCGAAAACGTCGTTATTATCAACGTTCTCAGAGCGGCAACCCCGTTCGTTGAAGGATTACTAAAAGCGTTTCCGAAGGCACGACAGGGCGTCATCAGCGCCGGTCGAGACGAAGAATCCGGCATGGATGACGCTGGAGCGTTCCCAATCTCGGTTGATTACGTGAAGCTACCGACGATCACACCCGAGGATACGGTCATTGTCGCCGATCCGATGCTCGCTACTGGAAGCACGATGTGCACTGTCCTCGAAGCCGTTCTCAACGACCAACCCGAACCGGCTAATCTGTTCGTTCTCTCGGCTGTGAGCGCACCAGATGGACTCCTGCGCGTCGGCGATGCCTTCCCCGAAGCAACGCTCCTCACCGTCTCTCTCGATGATCGTCTCGACGAAAACGGCTACATCGTTCCCGGTCTCGGTGATGCGGGCGATCGTGCGTTCGGTACCGACTGA
- a CDS encoding carbon starvation protein A codes for MVQIVWLVLTVLVLFSIGYLGYSKYLAQFVELDDSEDTPAHKYDDGQEYVPAKKPVLLGHHYSSIAGGAPIVGPITAGAVWGWVPALLWIAIGNPLMGAVHDFLSLSGSLRHEGKSIGYIIGEYVGERGKNMLLWFAFLTIILVVGVFGLVVAVVFNAYPSAATASILYILLAGVFGIYLYQLDLPFIAGTVVFVTGVFMSVLVGIQNPLALFPAAEAGTYPANTIVLFSGSGSWIPGAEALGANTAAWVPIVLIYAFFASVLPVWMLLQPRDYLSSFLLYAGVGGALLAIIVGTLLSNTSEPLTIGLDPFYGFMGTVGLPLFPLLFVTIACGTISGFHSLVSSGTTAKQLNKESDARVIGYGGMLGEGLLATVALATLAVVGVTEGSGIALALPNFATGGGIIFTSLNIPPRYGAPFMALVLVSFLLTSTDTAVRLGRYMLEEIVGTPETATEKMAVNRYAAAGVQVGLGYLLVTSGSWESLWPLFGGANQLLAALALLTATIWLANWDESKQLLSTGVPMALMTVITIIALLYLAFWQNLAGKLLNPSWMAENGAITQLSVALQIIIALILVVLAVSLVRMGISNIKAVRSEASAAVTDGGEPDGD; via the coding sequence ATGGTACAGATAGTCTGGCTCGTGCTCACGGTGTTGGTGCTGTTCAGTATCGGTTATTTGGGATATTCGAAATATCTCGCTCAGTTCGTCGAATTGGACGACAGCGAAGATACACCGGCACACAAATACGATGATGGACAGGAGTACGTACCGGCGAAGAAGCCGGTGTTACTCGGACACCATTACTCAAGTATTGCCGGTGGTGCTCCCATCGTTGGCCCGATCACAGCGGGCGCTGTCTGGGGATGGGTGCCAGCGCTGCTGTGGATCGCTATCGGGAATCCTTTGATGGGTGCTGTCCATGACTTCCTTTCTTTGTCGGGCAGCTTGCGACACGAAGGGAAGTCGATCGGGTACATCATCGGTGAGTACGTCGGTGAGCGCGGTAAGAACATGTTGCTGTGGTTTGCGTTCTTGACGATCATTCTCGTCGTTGGGGTGTTCGGACTGGTCGTTGCCGTCGTGTTCAATGCGTATCCGAGTGCAGCGACCGCGAGCATCCTCTATATTCTCCTCGCGGGGGTGTTTGGGATCTACCTCTACCAGCTCGATTTGCCGTTTATTGCTGGAACGGTGGTGTTCGTCACGGGCGTGTTTATGAGTGTGTTGGTCGGCATCCAAAACCCCCTCGCACTGTTCCCGGCCGCAGAGGCAGGCACGTATCCCGCGAACACGATCGTTCTCTTTTCTGGTAGTGGCTCGTGGATACCAGGAGCAGAAGCACTCGGAGCGAACACCGCAGCGTGGGTTCCAATCGTGCTCATCTACGCGTTCTTTGCAAGTGTTCTCCCTGTGTGGATGCTGCTGCAACCGCGTGATTACTTGTCTTCGTTCCTGCTCTATGCGGGTGTCGGCGGTGCCCTTCTCGCAATCATCGTTGGGACGCTTCTCAGCAACACCAGCGAGCCGCTCACCATCGGCCTCGATCCGTTTTACGGGTTCATGGGAACAGTGGGACTGCCGCTGTTTCCGCTGTTGTTCGTCACAATCGCGTGTGGTACCATTAGCGGCTTCCACTCGCTGGTCTCTTCGGGGACGACGGCAAAACAGCTCAACAAAGAATCCGACGCGCGCGTCATCGGCTACGGCGGTATGCTCGGTGAAGGTCTTCTAGCCACAGTCGCTCTGGCGACGCTCGCGGTCGTCGGCGTCACGGAAGGATCGGGAATTGCTCTGGCGTTGCCAAACTTCGCAACCGGTGGCGGTATCATCTTCACGAGTCTCAATATTCCACCTCGCTACGGCGCACCGTTCATGGCACTTGTGTTGGTGAGTTTCCTGCTCACAAGCACCGACACGGCTGTGCGTCTCGGTCGCTACATGTTAGAAGAGATCGTCGGAACGCCCGAAACCGCGACAGAGAAGATGGCAGTGAATCGCTACGCCGCTGCTGGCGTACAGGTCGGTCTCGGTTACCTGCTCGTAACGAGCGGGAGCTGGGAGAGCCTGTGGCCGCTGTTCGGCGGTGCAAACCAGCTGCTCGCGGCGCTTGCGCTCTTGACCGCAACCATCTGGCTCGCCAACTGGGATGAGAGCAAGCAGCTCCTGAGCACGGGCGTTCCGATGGCGCTCATGACCGTAATCACCATCATCGCGCTGTTGTATCTCGCATTCTGGCAGAACCTCGCTGGAAAGTTGCTCAACCCATCGTGGATGGCAGAAAACGGCGCGATCACTCAGCTCTCAGTCGCGTTGCAGATCATCATCGCGCTCATCCTCGTCGTTCTCGCAGTATCACTCGTCCGAATGGGGATCTCGAATATCAAAGCTGTACGGAGCGAAGCCAGCGCGGCAGTCACCGACGGTGGTGAACCAGACGGAGACTAA
- a CDS encoding DUF424 domain-containing protein has translation MLLTERDTDQGLLVAVCDTDIVGDTFESGSVSLTVEEEFYADEATTVDEATVVDALSRATIANIVGTRAVEVAIEHGIIDENAVLDLGETQHAQMLRF, from the coding sequence ATGTTACTCACAGAACGCGATACCGATCAAGGTCTGCTCGTCGCTGTCTGCGATACCGATATTGTCGGCGACACATTCGAGAGCGGATCCGTGAGCCTCACAGTCGAGGAGGAATTCTACGCCGACGAAGCCACTACAGTCGATGAAGCCACCGTGGTCGATGCGCTTTCCCGAGCAACGATTGCTAACATTGTCGGTACGAGAGCCGTCGAAGTCGCAATCGAACACGGTATTATCGATGAGAACGCGGTGCTCGATCTCGGTGAAACACAGCACGCACAGATGCTCCGTTTTTGA
- a CDS encoding tetratricopeptide repeat protein, producing the protein MTEDGDPSHHFSEGEGFGDPYEGFDLDPEFDIDPSRVDPVDSRVLTDNLDVSQLPQDQIDVDRLLEVGIEYTQINRYEQATETFERVARLAEDDHIEQEAWVNKGAAHAQLEEYDAAIGAYRDALHIDDESEHAATAETNLAYALWEAGRTEQALSHAERAVELDPRFAQAWYNRGFFLSERGLAEESLNCFNNAIRLGFRTADILEEKARVLEELGEDEEAEEVAAEAEEMRQRAESRMME; encoded by the coding sequence ATGACTGAAGACGGCGATCCATCGCACCACTTCTCCGAAGGGGAGGGGTTTGGTGATCCATACGAAGGGTTCGACCTGGATCCAGAGTTCGACATCGATCCGAGCCGGGTCGATCCAGTCGATTCGCGGGTGCTTACAGACAATCTCGACGTAAGCCAACTACCGCAGGATCAGATCGACGTAGATCGACTTCTTGAGGTTGGCATCGAGTACACACAGATCAATCGCTACGAACAAGCAACCGAGACGTTCGAGCGGGTTGCCCGCCTCGCAGAAGACGACCATATCGAACAGGAAGCGTGGGTGAACAAAGGGGCCGCTCACGCGCAACTCGAAGAGTACGACGCGGCGATCGGTGCGTACAGAGACGCACTCCACATCGACGACGAAAGCGAACACGCTGCGACTGCCGAAACGAACCTCGCGTACGCGTTGTGGGAAGCGGGACGAACTGAGCAAGCACTCTCGCATGCAGAACGAGCGGTCGAGCTCGATCCTCGATTTGCGCAAGCGTGGTACAACCGTGGCTTCTTCCTCTCAGAGCGCGGGCTCGCCGAAGAATCCTTGAACTGCTTTAACAACGCCATCCGACTCGGCTTCCGTACTGCAGACATCCTCGAAGAGAAAGCGCGGGTACTCGAAGAGCTCGGCGAAGACGAAGAAGCAGAAGAAGTCGCAGCCGAAGCAGAAGAGATGCGACAGCGGGCCGAGAGCCGCATGATGGAATGA
- a CDS encoding YigZ family protein, with amino-acid sequence MSESYHTLSKRGESSFSVQGSEFIGYASPKSQVSAAEAFIETVQEQHTDATHNVPAYRVRTGDNTLGSHMLREYSNDDGEPSGSAGKPMLNVLQGKELENVVVVVTRYFGGTELGVGGLVRAYSRAVKEAVADAGVIETVPHERFTVTVEYSDSGTVRGVLESTGVEFDAHYETDVSFDVRVPIENAESLRDRLQSATSGRARINGDESTRS; translated from the coding sequence ATGTCCGAATCGTATCACACGCTTTCCAAGCGTGGTGAGTCCTCGTTCTCAGTGCAGGGATCAGAATTCATCGGCTACGCATCACCGAAATCGCAGGTTTCTGCCGCCGAGGCGTTCATCGAAACGGTCCAAGAGCAACACACTGACGCCACTCACAATGTCCCAGCGTACCGCGTCCGGACAGGAGACAACACGCTGGGATCTCATATGCTCCGTGAGTATTCGAACGACGACGGAGAGCCATCAGGATCTGCAGGAAAGCCGATGCTAAACGTCCTACAGGGGAAAGAACTGGAGAACGTGGTCGTCGTCGTGACGCGCTACTTTGGCGGAACGGAACTCGGCGTCGGAGGGCTCGTTCGTGCCTACTCGCGCGCTGTAAAGGAAGCAGTCGCCGACGCTGGTGTCATCGAAACAGTCCCGCACGAACGATTCACTGTGACCGTCGAGTACAGCGACTCAGGAACAGTCAGAGGAGTCCTCGAAAGCACTGGCGTCGAATTCGATGCACACTACGAAACTGACGTCTCATTCGACGTTCGAGTCCCCATCGAAAACGCCGAAAGCCTGCGTGACCGACTCCAGAGCGCAACGAGCGGACGTGCCAGAATAAACGGAGACGAATCAACCAGATCGTGA
- a CDS encoding TRC40/GET3/ArsA family transport-energizing ATPase, with protein MASFVFFGGKGGVGKTTVASAYALRCTEAGLRTIVVSTDPAHSTSDVFEQDFDDEPTPVDGYDGLFAMEIDPSEEIDQHLQETKRALNDHVSPSMVNAIDQQIEMAHQTPGAYESALFDRFIEVMRTTDDYDRVVFDTAPTGGTLRLLSLPEYLEGWIDRLMDKRARSIDLFEKAAIGEREARRKAENDPIIARLRERKERFEFAGRILSEEASFYLVLNPDELSIRETSRAIDDLTGHDLSVSGVVVNRLTPQPDDDEQGTGGQFLRERRERELERLETIRAFDEPLLATIETRVGEVKGSLLDDVADELTIEITPQTGAH; from the coding sequence ATGGCATCATTTGTCTTCTTCGGCGGTAAGGGTGGAGTTGGTAAGACGACGGTCGCCTCTGCGTACGCTCTCCGCTGTACTGAAGCGGGACTGCGCACGATCGTTGTCTCGACAGATCCGGCTCACAGCACGAGCGACGTGTTCGAACAGGACTTCGACGATGAACCGACACCGGTTGACGGCTACGATGGTCTCTTTGCGATGGAAATCGACCCGAGTGAAGAGATCGACCAGCATCTCCAAGAGACGAAGCGAGCACTGAATGATCACGTTAGCCCATCGATGGTCAACGCAATCGACCAACAGATCGAGATGGCCCACCAAACGCCCGGCGCATACGAATCCGCCCTGTTTGATCGGTTCATCGAGGTGATGCGCACGACAGACGACTACGACCGAGTTGTCTTCGACACTGCCCCAACAGGCGGGACGCTGCGCTTGCTCTCGCTGCCGGAGTATCTCGAAGGATGGATCGATCGTCTCATGGACAAGCGTGCACGGAGCATCGACCTGTTCGAGAAGGCAGCGATCGGAGAGCGAGAGGCCCGACGGAAAGCCGAAAACGATCCGATTATCGCTCGACTGCGCGAACGGAAAGAGCGATTCGAGTTCGCCGGACGAATCCTCAGCGAGGAGGCGAGCTTCTACCTCGTTCTCAACCCCGACGAACTCTCGATCCGGGAAACGAGTCGAGCGATCGATGACCTCACTGGCCACGATCTATCTGTCTCCGGAGTAGTCGTTAACCGACTGACGCCCCAACCCGACGACGATGAGCAGGGAACGGGTGGACAGTTCCTCCGAGAACGACGCGAGAGAGAACTCGAACGACTCGAAACCATCCGTGCGTTCGATGAACCACTCCTCGCAACGATCGAAACGCGCGTCGGTGAAGTGAAAGGCAGCCTCCTTGATGATGTCGCCGACGAACTAACGATCGAAATCACACCTCAGACAGGCGCTCACTGA